Genomic segment of Microbacterium sp. M28:
TCGCGCCCTCGTCATCACGAGCACCGACAGCGCTGCTCCGGGGGTGCGGCGCACACCGTGCGTGGGAGAGACTTTCGGCCTTTTCCCGTCCCCTCTCGAAAGGTGCCGTGCGCCCTTGGAAATCCCCATCTGGTTCGAAGTGACCTCGCTGGTGGTTCTGACTCTCATCCTCATCGGTGACCTCCTCCTGGTGCGGCTGCGTCCGCACATCCCCTCGACGAAGGAGTCCTCCCTCTGGGTGGCCTTCTACGTCGGTCTGGCCGTGATCTTCGCCGGGCTGCTCTACGTCATCGCCGGCGGCCAGTACGCCGGTGAATTCCTCACCGGCTGGGCACTGGAATACAGCCTGTCGATCGACAACCTGTTCGTCTTCGTGCTGATCATGGCCCAGTTCGCCGTGCCGCGGCGCCTGCAGCAGCAGGTGCTGATGGTCGGCATCATCATCGCCCTCGTGCTCCGAGGAATCTTCATCATCCTCGGCGTGGCCATCATCGAGAACTTCTCGCCGATCTTCTACCTGTTCGGTGCGTTCCTCATCTGGACCGCGATCCGTCAGGCGACACCGGAGGGCGACCACGAGGGCGAGGTCAAGCGCGAGAACTTCATCGTTCGACTGCTGCGCCGTCGCATCGACATCAGCGACGAGTACGACCAGGGCAAGCTGCGCACCACGGTCGACGGCAAGCGGATGTGGACGCCGATGATCATCGTCTTCGTCGCGATCGGCGTCACCGACCTGATGTTCGCGATCGACTCCATCCCTGCGATCTTCAGCATCACCCAGAACAGCTTCCTGGTGTTCACCGCGAACATCTTCGCTCTCATGGGTCTCCGCCAGCTGTACTTCCTCCTCGGCGATCTGCTCGACCGACTGCGCTACCTGCACTACGGCATCGCCGTCATCCTCGGATTCATCGGAATCAAGCTGATCCTGCACGCGATGCACGTCAACGAGCTGCCGTTCATCAACGGCGGCGAGCACATCGAGTGGGCGCCGGACATCCCGATCTGGCTGTCGCTCACGGTGATCGTCGCGTCGATGGGCGTCGCCACGGTCGCGAGCCTGATCGCGTCGGCGAACGACAAGCGCCGTGCGCCGGAGGAGCTGCACCCCGAGCCGCCGACGCACTGACCCGGCGTCACGGGGCCCTGACCACCCGCCGCATCGGTGTAAGCTGACCGACATGCGGCGGGTGGTTCTCCTTCTTAGCAGCCGCGACGAGACCTCGTTCTAGGCCTTTCTCGTCGCGGTGTCCAGCGTGGGCCGCCCTGCGATTCCCGGAGACGAAAGACGCATGACCATCGACGCATCAGACATTCCCGCCCGCCCTCGCACGCTCGCCGAGAAGGTCTGGGATGACCACCTCGTCGTGAAGGGCGAGAACGGCGAACCGGATCTCATCTACATCGACCTGCACCTGGTGCACGAGGTCACGAGCCCTCAGGCCTTCGACGGTCTGCGGACCGAGGGCCGTCCGCTGCGCCGGCTCGACCTGACGATCGCGACCGAGGATCACAACACGCCGACGCTCGACATCGACAAGCCGATCGCCGACCTCACCAGCCGCACGCAGATCGAGACGTTGCGCCGCAACGCCGAGGAGTTCGGCGTCCGCATCCACTCGCTGGGCGACGCGGAGCAGGGCATCGTGCACGTCGTCGGCCCCCAGCTCGGCCTGACCATGCCCGGCATCACGGTCGTGTGCGGTGACTCGCACACCTCGACGCACGGCGCGTTCGGCGCGATGGCCTTCGGCATCGGCACCAGCGAGGTCGAGCACGTCATGGCGACGCAGACCCTGCCGCTCAAGCCCTTCAAGACCATGGCCATCACGGTCGAGGGCGAGCTGAAGCCCGGCGTGAGCGCGAAGGACATCATCCTCGCGGTGATCGCGAAGATCGGCACCGGCGGCGGACAGGGCTACGTCCTGGAGTTCCGCGGCAGTGCGATCCGCGCTCTCTCCATGGAGGGGCGCATGACGATCTGCAACATGTCGATCGAGGCGGGCGCCCGCGCCGGCATGGTCGCACCGGACGAGACGACGTTCGCGTACGTGAAGGACAAGCCGCACGCGCCGCAGGGCCAGGACTGGGAGGATGCCGTCGCCTACTGGCGCACGCTTCCCACCGACGAGGGGGCGGCCTTCGACGCCGAGGTCTTCATCGACGCGAACGAACTCGAGCCGTTCGTGACCTGGGGAACCAATCCCGGCCAAGGCAGCTCGCTCTCGGCATTCGTGCCGGACCCCGCGGAGATCGCGGACCCGAACGAGCGCGCCGCCGCCGAGCGTGCGCTCGAGTACATGGCTCTGACGCCGGGCACCCCGCTCAAGGAGGTGCCCGTGGATGCCGTCTTCATGGGCTCCTGCACCAACAGCCGCATCGAGGACCTTCGGGCCTTCGCGTCGATCGTGAAGGGCCGCAAGAAGGCCGAGGGCGTCCGCGTCATGGTCGTGCCCGGTTCCGCTCGCGTGCGTCTGGAGGCCGAGGCCGAGGGCCTGGACAAGATCTTCACCGACTTCGGCGCCGAGTGGCGTTTCGCGGGCTGCTCGATGTGCCTCGGCATGAACCCCGATCAGCTCGCCCCGGGGGAGCGCTGCGCCTCGACCTCCAACCGCAACTTCGAAGGCCGACAGGGCAAGGGCGGCCGCACGCACCTCGTGTCCCCGCTGGTCGCCGCCGCGACCGCCGTCCGTGGCACGCTGTCCAGTCCCAGCGATCTCGCACCCGCCGACGAGCTGATCGGAGCCTGATCATGGAGAAGTTCACCACACACACCGGCATCGCGGCCCCGCTGAAGCGCTCGAACGTCGACACCGACCAGATCATCCCTGCGGTGTTCCTCAAGCGCGTCACCAAGACGGGGTTCGACGACGCGCTGTTCCACGCGTGGCGACAGGACCCGGAGTTCGTCCTGAACCAGCAGTCGTTCCAGGGCGCATCCGTGCTCGTCGCAGGACCCGATTTCGGGACCGGCTCGAGCCGTGAACACGCCGTCTGGGCCCTGCGCGACTTCGGTTTCACGGTCGTGCTGAGCCCCCGGTTCGCGGACATCTTCCGCGGTAACTCGGGCAAGCAGGGTCTGCTCGCCGCGACCATCTCCGAAGAGGACCTGGAGACGATCTGGGCGCTGATCGACGAGGAGCCCGGTCGCTCCATCACCGTCGACCTCGAGGCGCGCACCGCCACGATCGGCGACTTCCAGGCCACCATCGGCGTCGACGATTACACTAGATGGCGGCTCCTTGAAGGGCTCGATGACATCGGGCTCACGCTGCGCAACGAAGACAAGATCGCGCAGTTCGAGGCCCGCCGCGAAGCGTGGCGGCCACGGACCCTTCCCGTTCTCTGAACGGGACCGTGAGCCCGGGGCATCCGCCCCAGCGGCACGTGCCGTGATCCGTGGAAACGAAGTGAGGCCCCGAATGACGACACCCCTGCGCGACGTACTCCAGGACGGCGTCCCCGCACTGAGCGGAGATGTCATCGCCATCCGCGGAGGACACCCGCTCCGGGGACGCGTCGATGTGAAGGGCGCCAAGAACCTCGCCACCAAGGCGATGGTCGCGACGCTGCTCGGCGAGACCGCCAGCACGCTGCGCGATGTGCCCGACCTCAGCGACGTCGCCGTCGTGCGATCGCTGCTCGAAGTCCACGGCGTCCGCGTCGAGGAGGGCGATGAGCCCGGCTCGCTGATCTTCGATCCCAGCGGAGTCGAATCGGCGCACATGGAGGAGATCGACGCGCACGCCGGTGCGTCGCGCATCCCGATCCTCTTCTGCGGACCGCTGCTGCACCGTCTCGGTCAGGCGTTCATCCCCGACCTCGGCGGATGCCGCATCGGCGACCGTCCGATCGACTTCCACCTCGACGCGCTGCGCAAGTTCGGCGCCGTCGTCGAGAAGCTTCCGAGCGGCATCCGCCTTTCCGCTCCGCAGCGCCTGCACGGTGCGAGCATCCACCTCCCGTACCCGAGCGTCGGGGCCACCGAGCAGGTGCTGCTGACGGCGGTCCGCGCCGAGGGCACCACCGAGCTGCGCAACGCCGCCATCGAGCCGGAGATCATGGATCTGATCGCCGTGCTGCAGAAGATGGGCGCGATCATCTCCTACGAGCCCAACCGCGTGATCCTGATCGAGGGCGTCGACTCGCTGCGCGGCTACGACCACCGTTCGATCTTCGACCGCAATGAGGCCGCCTCGTGGGCATCAGCCGCCCTCGCGACCGACGGCGAGATCTTCGTCGGCGGCGCGAAGCAGCAGGAGATGCTCACGTTCCTCAACGTCTTCCGCAAGGCCGGCGGGTGGTTCGACATCCAGGAGGACGGCATCCTGTTCCGCCGCGGGGGAGACCTGCAGCCGGTCATCGTCGAGACCGACGTGCACCCAGGCTTCATGACGGACTGGCAGCAGCCGCTGATCGTCGCGCTCACGCAGGCCGAGGGCCGTTCGATCGTGCACGAGACGGTGTACGAGAACCGCTTCGGCTTCACCCAGGCCCTGGTGAAGATGGGCGCCGACATCGTGGTGCACCCGCACGGCCTGCAGAACGGACCGCGCCGCGTTCCGCGCCGCGAGCTCGAGCAGGCGGCCGTCATCACGGGACCGACGCCGCTGCACGGCGCGGACATCGTCGTGCCCGACCTGCGTGGAGGCTACAGCCACGTGATCGCCGCGCTCACCGCGCAGGGGCAGTCCCAGGTCTCCGGTGTCGACATCCTCAGCCGCGGCTACGAGAAGTTCCTGGACAAGCTCGACGCCCTCGGCGCCGACTTCGACGTCGTCCGGTGAGCAGCATGGGCTCCCGGTCACCCGAGAAGTCCCGTCCGAGCGTCTGGTGGCTGCTCGCCGCCGTCGTCCTTCCGTTCATGTCCTACCTGACGAAGATGACGTTCGTCGGCAAGGAGAAGCTGCCGCGCGACGGTGCGTTCGTGCTCGCTCCGAACCACTACTCGGAGTTCGACCCCCTCGTCGTGGCGGTGGCGGTGTGGCGCATCGGCCGCGCGCCGCGCTTCATGGCGAAGGAGAGCCTGTTCCGGGTTCCGGTCGTCGGCGCGGCTCTGCGGGCCACGGGGATGATCCCTGTCGCCCGTGCCGCATCCGGCGCCGCCGCGAAGCAGACCATGGCGCAGGCGAAGGATCTCGTCGAGCACGGCCGCGGTGTGATCGTGTACCCCGAGGGCACGCTGACGCGCGATCCGGATCTCTGGCCGATGCGCGGGAAGTCCGGAGCTGTGCGACTGGCGCTGGCCGGAGACATCCCGCTCATCCCGATGGCGCAGTGGGGCACGCAGGAGATCATGGGGCGCTACCAGAAGGGCCTGAAGCTGTGGCCGCCGCGCAAGCCGGTCCAGGTCATCATCGGCGACCCCATCGACCTGTCCGACCTGAAGGGTCGCTCCGGTGACCAGGCGGCCCTCAACGAGGCCACGACCCGACTGATGGACGCGATCACCGCTCTGCTCGAGCAGATCAGGCACGAGAAGGCCCCGCAGCAGCGGTGGAACCCGACCGACCACGGGCAGAAGGAGACCGGTCGCCTTGACTCCTAGACGAATCCCCGCCGCCGGTCCGCAGGTCGTCGTCGTCGGCGCCGGCAGCTGGGGCACCACGTTCGGCAAGATCCTCGCCGACGGCGGTGCCGGTGTGACCATGTGGGCGCGTCGGCCAGAGCTCGCGCAGGAGATCGCCGAGGCCAAGCGCAACTCGCGGTATCTCCCCGGGATCAACTTGCCGCGGTCGATCAACGCCACCCACGACCTCGCGAAGGCGCTGGACGGCGCCGACCAGATCTACCTCTCGGTGCCGAGCCAGACGCTCCGTGAGAACCTGAAGACGCTCCGGCCGCTGATCGAGGACAGCTCCGCGCCGATCATCAGCCTGATGAAGGGCGTCGAGCGGGGCACCGGTCAGCGGATGAGCCAGGTCATCGAGCACGAGCTGGAGTGCGACCCCGCGCGCATCGCCGTGGCGTCAGGTCCCAACCTGGCGCTCGAGATCGCTCGGGAGCAGCCGACGGCCGCCGTGATCTCGTCGGTCAGCCAGGAGACCGCGGAGACGGTAGCCCGTGCTGCGCGCAACGCCTACTTCCGCACCTTCGTGAACACCGATGTCATCGGCACCGAGTTCGGCGGCGTGCTGAAGAACCTCATCGCCGTCGCGATCGGTATCGTCGACGGCGTCGGTTACGGCGAGAACACCAAGGCGTCGATCATCACCCGCGGCCTCGTCGAGATGACGGACTTCGCCGTCGCCTACGGCGCGCAGCCCGAGACGCTGCAGGGACTCGCCGGTCTCGGCGACCTGATCGCGACCTGTCAGTCTCCGCTGAGCCGGAACAACACCGCCGGTCGCCTTCTCGGCCAGGGGTACGGGTTCCAGGACGTGGTGGCCCAGATGCAGCAGACCGCCGAGGGACTGGCGTCCGTGGCCCCCATTCTCCAGCTCGCGCACGAAGCCGACGTGGACATGCCCATCGTTCAGCAGGTGAAGATGGTGCTCGACGGCACCATGAACCCGCGCGACATCGCGCCCCACCTGACGACCGACGACGACACCCCGCAGGGGGAGAGGACCAATCATGGCAAAGCAGACGGTGGTGGTGCTCTTCGGCGGGCGTTCCAGCGAGCACTCGATCAGCTCCGCGACGGCGGGCGGGGTGCTGAACGCGATCGATCGTGATCGCTACGACGTGATCCCGGTCGGGATCACTCGCGAGGGTGCATTCGTCCTCGAGGCCGACGACCCGGCGAAGTTCGCGCTCGACGCGCAGAAGCTGCCCGAGGTCGTCGACAACGGCACCCGTGTCCGGTGGCCGGAGCCGGATGGCGACAGGACGCTCCGGGTGGTCCATGCCGACGGGGCGATCGCCGACCTGGGCGAGATCGATGTCGTGCTGCCGCTGCTGCACGGCCTGCACGGCGAGGACGGCGCCATCCAGGGCTTCTTCGACGTGCTCGAGGTGCCGTACGCGGGCTGTGGGATCCTCGATTCCGCGGTCTGCCTGGACAAGCACTTCACCAAGCTCGCACTCACCTCGGCCGGGATCGCGGTGTCGCCGGGGATCACGGTGCGCAGCGCGCAGTGGGCGGTCGATCCGGAGGGCGTGCGTGCCCAGATCGCCGCGCTGGGTTCTGTCGT
This window contains:
- the leuC gene encoding 3-isopropylmalate dehydratase large subunit translates to MTIDASDIPARPRTLAEKVWDDHLVVKGENGEPDLIYIDLHLVHEVTSPQAFDGLRTEGRPLRRLDLTIATEDHNTPTLDIDKPIADLTSRTQIETLRRNAEEFGVRIHSLGDAEQGIVHVVGPQLGLTMPGITVVCGDSHTSTHGAFGAMAFGIGTSEVEHVMATQTLPLKPFKTMAITVEGELKPGVSAKDIILAVIAKIGTGGGQGYVLEFRGSAIRALSMEGRMTICNMSIEAGARAGMVAPDETTFAYVKDKPHAPQGQDWEDAVAYWRTLPTDEGAAFDAEVFIDANELEPFVTWGTNPGQGSSLSAFVPDPAEIADPNERAAAERALEYMALTPGTPLKEVPVDAVFMGSCTNSRIEDLRAFASIVKGRKKAEGVRVMVVPGSARVRLEAEAEGLDKIFTDFGAEWRFAGCSMCLGMNPDQLAPGERCASTSNRNFEGRQGKGGRTHLVSPLVAAATAVRGTLSSPSDLAPADELIGA
- a CDS encoding lysophospholipid acyltransferase family protein, producing MGSRSPEKSRPSVWWLLAAVVLPFMSYLTKMTFVGKEKLPRDGAFVLAPNHYSEFDPLVVAVAVWRIGRAPRFMAKESLFRVPVVGAALRATGMIPVARAASGAAAKQTMAQAKDLVEHGRGVIVYPEGTLTRDPDLWPMRGKSGAVRLALAGDIPLIPMAQWGTQEIMGRYQKGLKLWPPRKPVQVIIGDPIDLSDLKGRSGDQAALNEATTRLMDAITALLEQIRHEKAPQQRWNPTDHGQKETGRLDS
- the murA gene encoding UDP-N-acetylglucosamine 1-carboxyvinyltransferase, producing the protein MTTPLRDVLQDGVPALSGDVIAIRGGHPLRGRVDVKGAKNLATKAMVATLLGETASTLRDVPDLSDVAVVRSLLEVHGVRVEEGDEPGSLIFDPSGVESAHMEEIDAHAGASRIPILFCGPLLHRLGQAFIPDLGGCRIGDRPIDFHLDALRKFGAVVEKLPSGIRLSAPQRLHGASIHLPYPSVGATEQVLLTAVRAEGTTELRNAAIEPEIMDLIAVLQKMGAIISYEPNRVILIEGVDSLRGYDHRSIFDRNEAASWASAALATDGEIFVGGAKQQEMLTFLNVFRKAGGWFDIQEDGILFRRGGDLQPVIVETDVHPGFMTDWQQPLIVALTQAEGRSIVHETVYENRFGFTQALVKMGADIVVHPHGLQNGPRRVPRRELEQAAVITGPTPLHGADIVVPDLRGGYSHVIAALTAQGQSQVSGVDILSRGYEKFLDKLDALGADFDVVR
- the leuD gene encoding 3-isopropylmalate dehydratase small subunit, with the protein product MEKFTTHTGIAAPLKRSNVDTDQIIPAVFLKRVTKTGFDDALFHAWRQDPEFVLNQQSFQGASVLVAGPDFGTGSSREHAVWALRDFGFTVVLSPRFADIFRGNSGKQGLLAATISEEDLETIWALIDEEPGRSITVDLEARTATIGDFQATIGVDDYTRWRLLEGLDDIGLTLRNEDKIAQFEARREAWRPRTLPVL
- a CDS encoding NAD(P)H-dependent glycerol-3-phosphate dehydrogenase — protein: MTPRRIPAAGPQVVVVGAGSWGTTFGKILADGGAGVTMWARRPELAQEIAEAKRNSRYLPGINLPRSINATHDLAKALDGADQIYLSVPSQTLRENLKTLRPLIEDSSAPIISLMKGVERGTGQRMSQVIEHELECDPARIAVASGPNLALEIAREQPTAAVISSVSQETAETVARAARNAYFRTFVNTDVIGTEFGGVLKNLIAVAIGIVDGVGYGENTKASIITRGLVEMTDFAVAYGAQPETLQGLAGLGDLIATCQSPLSRNNTAGRLLGQGYGFQDVVAQMQQTAEGLASVAPILQLAHEADVDMPIVQQVKMVLDGTMNPRDIAPHLTTDDDTPQGERTNHGKADGGGALRRAFQRALDQLRDGGRGAERDRS
- a CDS encoding TerC family protein, with translation MEIPIWFEVTSLVVLTLILIGDLLLVRLRPHIPSTKESSLWVAFYVGLAVIFAGLLYVIAGGQYAGEFLTGWALEYSLSIDNLFVFVLIMAQFAVPRRLQQQVLMVGIIIALVLRGIFIILGVAIIENFSPIFYLFGAFLIWTAIRQATPEGDHEGEVKRENFIVRLLRRRIDISDEYDQGKLRTTVDGKRMWTPMIIVFVAIGVTDLMFAIDSIPAIFSITQNSFLVFTANIFALMGLRQLYFLLGDLLDRLRYLHYGIAVILGFIGIKLILHAMHVNELPFINGGEHIEWAPDIPIWLSLTVIVASMGVATVASLIASANDKRRAPEELHPEPPTH
- a CDS encoding D-alanine--D-alanine ligase family protein — protein: MAKQTVVVLFGGRSSEHSISSATAGGVLNAIDRDRYDVIPVGITREGAFVLEADDPAKFALDAQKLPEVVDNGTRVRWPEPDGDRTLRVVHADGAIADLGEIDVVLPLLHGLHGEDGAIQGFFDVLEVPYAGCGILDSAVCLDKHFTKLALTSAGIAVSPGITVRSAQWAVDPEGVRAQIAALGSVVFVKPASAGSSVGVSRVDDGAGLDEALRVAFAEDDKVLIESRVEGREIEVGVLAGRQGARARASLPGEVVLTSRSFYDFEGKYLGGEGVEIVCPADVDEALIAQLQETAVRAFEAVDGKGLARVDFFVTPDGRLVVNELNTMPGFTPISMFPKCWIASGLSYSELITELIEAGLSR